In Vigna angularis cultivar LongXiaoDou No.4 chromosome 8, ASM1680809v1, whole genome shotgun sequence, the DNA window GTGGACGACTGCGAAGATGATACTAGCAGAATCTCACAGCCCTATTTCCTGGAAAGTCTTCAAGGAAAAGTTTTATGAGGAGTATTTCCCGGATAGTGTTCGATTCAGCAAAGAGGTGGAATTTCTCCAGTTGGTACAAGGTAATATGTCTGTTTCGGAGTACACCAACAGGTTCAAACACCTGGTTCGCTTTAATACCCTTGCCACCAGTGAAGTGTGGCAGTGcaggaaatttgaaaatggaCTGAGAAGTGACCTTAAGGTGTTGATATCCAGCCTCTGCATTAAGTCCTTTCCTGTGATGATTGAGAGAGCAAAAGTGTTAGAGAAAAATGTGGCTGAAGCAGAACGACTGAAGAAGCAGCAACAAGCAACTAGGGGGCCGATCATGTCCAGGCCAAATCTGAATAGGAACAGGTTGCCGTATGCTCGCCCAGCACAACCATCAAATTCTCAGGCTATGGTTGTTGCCGGACAGTCTGGAAAGCATGGATCAGTCAGATGTTTTAGGTGTGGAGGAGATCAAATCTTTTGGAGAAAGATCccaggaagtcttcaagaggtaagggga includes these proteins:
- the LOC128193458 gene encoding uncharacterized protein LOC128193458, translating into MAPRLPPPSPQINEHDVPNNTRLLESVIEKLQEQNVVLMQQNAINSQNLEAARANSEITQRQLMEILAATRGTPGASASNATHQAEWTLESFLQHRPAKFDGKCLPDGADQWIRDMEQIYDAKDCPNDRRLAFTEYLLTGEASHWWTTAKMILAESHSPISWKVFKEKFYEEYFPDSVRFSKEVEFLQLVQGNMSVSEYTNRFKHLVRFNTLATSEVWQCRKFENGLRSDLKVLISSLCIKSFPVMIERAKVLEKNVAEAERLKKQQQATRGPIMSRPNLNRNRLPYARPAQPSNSQAMVVAGQSGKHGSVRCFRCGGDQIFWRKIPGSLQEMLSRRVLWSKSWRILRLRNSLLRKFLSEHV